AAAGACCGGTCAGGCTGAATTTAATAACGCCTCGGGGCTGCTTGACAACGCCAAACAGTTCATCGAATTCGATGACTTCGAAAAGGCGGCACTTGAGATCAGCAAAGCGGTAACCGAATGCACAACACCTGCACAGAATTCATGGCAGGTACTCTCTGAAAATGAACTCGTCTGAATTTTATGAATTCCTCTCCGGGAGGTCTTCGGTCAGGGAATTTTCTCCTGAAGAAGTCTCAGACGAAGAGATCGAATTTATTATGAGATGTGCATCTGCGGCACCCAGCGCAGGAAACAGGGAATCGTGGGATGTCGTAATTGTCACTGACGAAAGCATAAAGGAAGACCTCTCCGATGCGGCATTCGGCCAGGAGCACCTGGTTACCGCCCCCGTCATCCTTGCAGTCTGCGCCAATTACGTGCGTTCGATGTCGCAGTACGGCGAGAGAGGAATTCTTTACGGGATAGAAGACGCCTCCATAGCATGCACATATATGATGCTCGCAGCACATTCAGCCGGGCTTCATTCATGCTGGACCGGCGCTTTCGACGATGAGGCGGTAAGTGAAATCCTCGATCTTCCCCAGCACGCGAGACCCGTGGCCCTGCTTGCAGTCGGAAAAGGAAAGATGCCGCATAAGAGAACCGGCAGAATGCCTGTTTTGGAACATACACATAATGATACCTGGTAGTTGTTGATTATGACCGATTATCTTGTGACACTGGATGCGGCATGGATCCTGAAGGATGTAAAATCCCTTGATGACGCAATCGGCATCGCCATAAGCGAGGCCGGAAAACGCCTGAATCCAAGTGCGAAATTTGTTGAGATTGAGATCGGGCAGCTGGCCTGCCCCTATTGTGAACAGGAGATGAGCAGCGCCCTGATCGTGGGGACTACGGCTCTTGTAGGACTAGCTCTTGAGATGAAGGTGTATAAAGCCGAATCGGAAGAGCACGCGAAAAGGATCGCGAAATCGGTTGTAGGAAAGGCATTGAGAGATATTCCGCTTACAATCGTCGATGTAGAGGAGATATAATCCATGATTACGGTCGTCGGCCACACAGCGATTGATCATATCTGCAAAGTTCCGGTCTTCCCGGAAAGGCACGGTTCCGTACCTGTTACCGACCATAAGGTATACTATGGCGGCGGGGCGGCCAATATCGCCACAGGTATCGCAAAGCTTGGCGGTAAATGCGAACTCCTGAGTGCGGTGGGCGACGAATTTGAAGGAAGCGATTACGACAATTGGCTGACCTCTCTCGGGGTCGGAAAGAGATTCATCGTTGTCGACGGGAAGAGAACCGCAACCTGCTTCCTTTTCAATGACGAGGCAGGAGACCAGATGACCTTCTTTGAATGGGGTGCATCGAGGGCTTTTGCCGAATCGGAACCTCCAGCACTCGACTTCGTTCATATGGCGACGGCCGATCCGGGATACAACGTAAAAGTCGCTGAGAAGGCAGGTTTTTCTTCATTCGACCCGGGCCAGGATCTTATCAACTACTCCAAAGAGCAGCTTGAAGCGATCATAGAAAACATAGATATTCTCTTTGCAAACCTTCATGAGGTCAGAAGGATGACCAAAATGCTCGGTGTGCAGGAAGACGAGCTTATCGGCCGGATACCGGTCTCCATAGTTACAATGTCCGGAGACGGAAGCGAGATTCATGCCGAAGGCAGAGTACATAAGATTCCAGTGGTACCCGTGAAACTTGCGGACCCGACAGGTGCGGGTGATGCATACAGGGCCGGTTTCCTGACGGCTTACCAGAAAGGATATGATATTCTTACGGCCTGCAAAATAGGAACCGTATCGGCTTCCTTCACCGTAGAGGTAATCGGATGCCAGACAAATCTTCCGGACTGGAAGGTTATGTCTGCAAGATACAATGAAAATTTCGGCAGGCTTAAAGAACCGAAAACCGAATGATAGATAATAGAAGACCGGAATAATAAAAACAGGATTTGGTAGGGTTGGCGCAGTCTGGTGATACTAAGATAGAGGGTCTAAGCAGATATCTATTTATTGCACCATCATGGCAGAGATCGCTACTGTTTATTTTTATAATGGCATTTGCCATTGATGCGGTAAGTTTTTTAAAAAGTCATGAGATCCAGCTTTTCGGATTTTTCGGGTACTTCCTTCCGGCACTACTGGCATTCATACTTACAATTCCCCTTGTCGCGATATGGGGAAAAAGAATTACACTCAACAGATCGGCACTTCTCGCCCTTGCATGTACAGTGTTTTCAATACTGGTCAGTCTCTTTCCCATACTTCTGATATTTGAAGGCATATTCCCGCTTCTTTACTCCGTATCACTTGGATTGATCTTTGCCATACGCCTGATTGTTCTCGTAGCTATTGCAGATTACAGGATCTCAAGGATGCTCCTTCCGGCATCAGTACAGAGTCTGGCGGCGATGGCGGCGGGAACATACTATTTCGGGACGGAATTTCTCCTGTTCGCGATATTCATACATATACTGTTCGGCATATGTGTCTTCCTCTTCCTGTGGCTCATAGAGAGACCGCTGAAGAAAAATTTCCACATAAGCGCCCTTAATTTCATAAATGCATTTATTGCGCACAATACCGACGGGTCAAAAGCACTTGAGGACTTCTTCCGTGATATCGGTGAAGAGGTATTTGTCCCGCAGACCTCCTTCTTCTTCAGCAGGGAAGGAAAAACGGATGTCATGGTTACCATCCCTAACCTCCATCCCGGACCAATGGGGGAGATCGGTGGCGGGAACCTCCCGAAGATTCTCTGCCATTCTTTCGACGTAGATACCATGGTTCCGCACGGGTGTGCGACACATGATTTCAATCTTGTCTCAGAGGATGAGATAAAAAAGATTGTATCAGCAATAAATAAAACGCGGGATGAGATCGATTACAGTCCTTATGCAGGCAAATCGCAGAGATACGAATATAAATCTGTTCAGGTTCTCGCCCAGCAGTTCGGTGATTCAATTCTGCTTGTCACGACAAGATCCCCTGAGATGACCGAGGATCTTGATTATTCGATCGGCCTCTCGATCATGTCTGAAGGCCACAGGCTTTTCCAGGATGTAGGATTCATAGACGGGCATAACTGCATGGTGGATGTTACTAGTCCGATAATGCCTGCATCCAGGCTTGCCTATGAGTATATCACCGCCTCGGTTACCGCGATGGAAGAGACAAAGAAAGAGAATCATATGCAGGAATTTGAGATCGGCTACTGTCATTACGAAATGCCATTCTCAAGAGAAGAGGGATTCGGCGATCTCGGGATGCAGGTCCTCGCCGTAAGGACAAACGACCAGACGACAGCCTACATACTCTTTGACGGAAACAATATCGAAAAAGGCGTCAGGGAGAAGATCAGGAACAAGGTTCTGGATATCGTCGACGAATGTGAACTGATGACTACCGATACGCATGTTGTCAATACGATTAGCGGGAAGAATCCCGTGGGCTACAGGATCGAAGCAGAAGAGATATTGCCTCACGTGATTTCGGCAGTTGAGGCAGCCATAGAAGACCTTTCACCTGCCCAGGCAGGTGCGACCACGGCGTGGTGCGAAGGGGTTGTCGTATTCGGTTCCCAGAGGATCTCCCAGCTTGCAAGTACTGTCAACACGATGCTGACGTTTATTGCGCCCCTTGGTGCAACCATCGTCGTTCTTGCGTTCATATTTTCGATTATTGCGTATCTGTTTTTGGTTTGAATTTTCCTTTCGAAAAAAACAGATTTTCATTTATTCTATTTAAATTACATTATTTTTTCAAAGACAACCCTTGCGCAAGTTCGCGTCGCAAGCTCCGCGAACACACCCTGACCCCTGCGCTTTGCGCTATTGTGATAGCCCGGCCTGGATGCTACCCGTACGGGTAGCCTCGGCCGGGGAGAAGAAGAGGATGAAAAAGATCTGAAATATTTGAATAAATAATAAACTTTAATCTGGACAATCGATTTGGAGTCTCTTTCGGAGCAAAGGGGATGCCTGTCCATCCCCTTTTCGACCGAAAGGCTGTCGCCCTTTCGAAACCCCAAATATTTTGAAATATTTATTCCAAAAAAGCGATTCTTTATTTAATTTTAATAACTATTTTATTCTGCATTTTTTGCGAGGGTTGCTGACCGAAGGGACGTTCCGCCCCTTTCGAAACCCGGGAAAAGTGTAAAAATATTATCGGCGAGGGTTGCCGAGCTTGGCCAAAGGCGCTGGACTTAAGATCTTATACACTATAAAGGCACTGGATTTAATTTTTTATTGATAATCAGAAATCCCAAATATATAAAAAGCGACTCTTTATTAAATTTCAACAACTATTTTATTCTGCATTTTTTTGCGAGGGTAGGTAAGCCAGGCCAAAACCGGCGGACTTAAGATCCGTTCTCGCAGGAGTCCATGGGTTCGAATCCCATCCCTCGCATCTAACGAATCCTCTTTCTGATTTTTTTCTTCCACTTGGCACTCTTCAACTTTATAACACGCTCATTCCTATCCTGTTCTGGTGCTAAAATCGCACCAGGAACAAACATGAAAGAAATCAATAAACAAACACTCGATCACATCTACGATCCCATAGCAAAGCTAGTCTGGGAGAAATGGATCGCCGAAGGAAAAGCAAAACTCATCGACAACACGCCCGGAGGCGAAACATGTCAGGCTCAGAACAGATAGACGGCAGCCCCCAAAACAAATCGTGCGGGAACACAAATTCGACGGGAACTGCCAACAACTCTTCTACCTCTGAAAACTTAAGCAAAGCGGCCGGGCCCGTCCCCCTCTATCTCCTGCCACAGACACTCTCACAGGAGATCCACGAATTCGGAGATTCGATCATCGAAGTCAATATACGGAGAACACGCGGCCACAACTACCTTATCAGGCTGACCGCATCCGCAAAGGAGGAAGGGGCCGATGAATCCTGAACCCGGAAAGATCAGCATATGCGGTGACGACTCGCTCCGGATCGAAGCCGGGGGCATGCGTCTCTTCATCACGACAGAGGACGTGAAGAGCCTCATCTTCTACGGCCGTGTCGTCCCGATCTCGAAATCGGTTTGCAGGACCGGGGAAGGAGGGATCACTGAAAGCTTACTATCCATCGAGGGCCACGCCGCGATGAATGCCGGAGGAAAGGCGGTGACCTTCTTCACCACAAACGGTCACTACATCCTCCCGCTCATCTCCCTGCAGAGAGTCGCAAGGGGAGAGGCTGTATCCGCACCACTCTTCCCCCTTGAATACGATTCACCCGAGGGAAGAAAATGACCGGAGAGATCGAAAAGGCCCTCTCCATTCTTTTTCCCGCGGGAGGAATTGTCGAGCTCCGGGCGCTTGCCGATTACAACACTCACAGCGGGTACTTCGATGACTACGCCGCACTCGCGGAGAAGGCAGATCAGATCAACCGTCTCTCCGGTGTGTCGGGCGTCTACGTAACCCTGAACGAAGTCAACCCGGCCCTTCTCTCACGGAGGGCCAATCGCGTGAAGATGAAGCTCGGGCGAAAGGACGCAACAACGGCAGACGCCGATATCATCCGCCGGCGGTGGCTCCCTATTGACCTCGACCCCGTCAGGCCGAGCGGGGTTTCATCGACCGACGGGGAACACGTTGCAGCCATTTCGAAGGCGGAGAAGATCGCCGGGTTCCTGGAAACTATCGGGTTCCCCCGGCCAGTCCTTGCCGACTCCGGGAACGGGGCCCATCTGCTATACCGGATCGACCTCCCGAACGATGACGACGCAACCGCCCTGATCAAAGATTGCCTGAACACACTCGACGCCCTCTTCTCCGATGATTCGGTCATGGTCGATGCGGCGAACTACAACGCGGCCCGTATCT
The nucleotide sequence above comes from Methanolacinia paynteri. Encoded proteins:
- a CDS encoding DUF2070 family protein, with the protein product MAQSGDTKIEGLSRYLFIAPSWQRSLLFIFIMAFAIDAVSFLKSHEIQLFGFFGYFLPALLAFILTIPLVAIWGKRITLNRSALLALACTVFSILVSLFPILLIFEGIFPLLYSVSLGLIFAIRLIVLVAIADYRISRMLLPASVQSLAAMAAGTYYFGTEFLLFAIFIHILFGICVFLFLWLIERPLKKNFHISALNFINAFIAHNTDGSKALEDFFRDIGEEVFVPQTSFFFSREGKTDVMVTIPNLHPGPMGEIGGGNLPKILCHSFDVDTMVPHGCATHDFNLVSEDEIKKIVSAINKTRDEIDYSPYAGKSQRYEYKSVQVLAQQFGDSILLVTTRSPEMTEDLDYSIGLSIMSEGHRLFQDVGFIDGHNCMVDVTSPIMPASRLAYEYITASVTAMEETKKENHMQEFEIGYCHYEMPFSREEGFGDLGMQVLAVRTNDQTTAYILFDGNNIEKGVREKIRNKVLDIVDECELMTTDTHVVNTISGKNPVGYRIEAEEILPHVISAVEAAIEDLSPAQAGATTAWCEGVVVFGSQRISQLASTVNTMLTFIAPLGATIVVLAFIFSIIAYLFLV
- a CDS encoding carbohydrate kinase family protein — encoded protein: MITVVGHTAIDHICKVPVFPERHGSVPVTDHKVYYGGGAANIATGIAKLGGKCELLSAVGDEFEGSDYDNWLTSLGVGKRFIVVDGKRTATCFLFNDEAGDQMTFFEWGASRAFAESEPPALDFVHMATADPGYNVKVAEKAGFSSFDPGQDLINYSKEQLEAIIENIDILFANLHEVRRMTKMLGVQEDELIGRIPVSIVTMSGDGSEIHAEGRVHKIPVVPVKLADPTGAGDAYRAGFLTAYQKGYDILTACKIGTVSASFTVEVIGCQTNLPDWKVMSARYNENFGRLKEPKTE
- a CDS encoding nitroreductase family protein; translated protein: MNSSEFYEFLSGRSSVREFSPEEVSDEEIEFIMRCASAAPSAGNRESWDVVIVTDESIKEDLSDAAFGQEHLVTAPVILAVCANYVRSMSQYGERGILYGIEDASIACTYMMLAAHSAGLHSCWTGAFDDEAVSEILDLPQHARPVALLAVGKGKMPHKRTGRMPVLEHTHNDTW
- a CDS encoding DUF555 domain-containing protein; amino-acid sequence: MTDYLVTLDAAWILKDVKSLDDAIGIAISEAGKRLNPSAKFVEIEIGQLACPYCEQEMSSALIVGTTALVGLALEMKVYKAESEEHAKRIAKSVVGKALRDIPLTIVDVEEI